A genomic segment from Streptosporangium roseum DSM 43021 encodes:
- a CDS encoding acetoacetate decarboxylase family protein — protein MKQNYDVKNFFTYLGYPSGDRPYWCEDLRSLSVYCRGDVANLEALLEPTPFELADDRFVVQIADFGNATPGAFYDSGVVIPVRYKDHVGVNYYFEYEDQPWSVAFGREVWGYPKHYGEIELTDGESGVSGTVRRAGKLIFGISMTPAAGHSNESWADMTMYPHLQVHALPQANGPGFTTFEIVSRDTSKDFTLKRKSFGPADVELGSGLSVNGVELKVVEVLGGEYSVGDYACTVENGISTVIDDLLAGPGEARPL, from the coding sequence ATGAAGCAGAACTACGACGTCAAGAACTTCTTCACCTACCTCGGCTATCCGAGCGGGGACCGGCCGTACTGGTGCGAGGACCTGCGGAGCCTGTCGGTGTACTGCCGGGGCGATGTCGCCAACCTCGAGGCGCTGCTGGAGCCGACCCCGTTCGAGCTGGCCGACGACCGGTTCGTCGTGCAGATCGCCGACTTCGGCAACGCGACGCCGGGCGCCTTCTACGACTCCGGCGTGGTGATCCCGGTCCGGTACAAGGACCACGTCGGCGTCAACTACTACTTCGAGTACGAGGACCAGCCGTGGAGCGTGGCCTTCGGCCGCGAGGTCTGGGGCTACCCCAAGCACTACGGGGAGATCGAGCTCACGGACGGCGAGAGCGGCGTCTCCGGCACGGTGAGGAGAGCCGGTAAGCTGATCTTCGGGATCTCGATGACCCCCGCCGCCGGCCACTCGAACGAGTCCTGGGCAGACATGACGATGTACCCCCACCTGCAGGTCCACGCGCTTCCCCAGGCCAACGGGCCCGGTTTCACGACCTTCGAGATCGTCTCCCGGGACACCTCGAAGGACTTCACGCTCAAGCGGAAGTCCTTCGGGCCCGCCGACGTCGAGCTGGGCTCGGGGCTCTCGGTCAACGGCGTGGAGCTCAAGGTCGTCGAGGTCCTGGGCGGCGAGTACTCCGTCGGCGACTACGCGTGCACCGTCGAGAACGGCATCTCCACCGTGATCGACGACCTGCTGGCAGGCCCAGGCGAGGCCCGCCCGCTCTGA